One stretch of Penaeus chinensis breed Huanghai No. 1 chromosome 27, ASM1920278v2, whole genome shotgun sequence DNA includes these proteins:
- the LOC125039666 gene encoding skin secretory protein xP2-like — MIQYFLIIIHFFRNVFGLNTNLQKVLAGSQTQQSVAVPTLVKGKNIPVSSSGKGEKVAEEQQKNIFSRILVRGKGVSEKANKQQQEDPVPAEVNGEEASGKQQKLPSKRANKRRQKDPVPAEANGEEASGKQQKLPSKGTNKRQQKDPVPAEANGEEASGKQQKLLSKGANKRQQKDPVPAEANGEEVSGKQQKLPSKGANKRRQKDPVPAEANGEEVSGKEQKLPSKGANKRQQKDPVPAEANGEEASGKQQKLSSKRANKRRQKDPVPAEANGEEASGKQQKLPSKRANKRQQKDPVPAEANRKDDSGKQQKLSSKRANKQQQKDPVPAEANRKDDSGKQQKLPSITRVQEKMDFGEHTRISHTFIVPKKGRKMFIDRCR; from the exons ATGATTCAatattttctaataataatacatttcttTAGGAATGTATTTGGCCTAAACACAAACTTGCAGAAAGTTCTTGCAGGAAGTCAGACTCAACAGAGTGTCGCTGTTCCAACTCTTGTAAAGGGAAAGAATATTCCCGTTTCATCTtccgggaagggagagaaagtggctgaagagcaacagaaaaatattttttcaagaatcctagtgagaggaaaaggggttTCTGAAAAAGCTAATAAGCAACAACAGGAAGAC CCTGTTCCCGCTGAAGTCAACGGAGAAGAAGCTTCTGGAAAGCAACAGAAACTTCCTTCTAAAAGGGCTAATAAGCGACGACAGAAAGACCCTGTTCCCGCTGAAGCCAACGGAGAAGAAGCTTCTGGAAAGCAACAGAAACTTCCTTCTAAAGGGACTAATAAGCGACAACAGAAAGACCCTGTTCCCGCTGAAGCTAACGGAGAAGAAGCTTCTGGAAAGCAACAGAAACTTCTTTCTAAAGGGGCTAATAAGCGACAACAGAAAGACCCTGTTCCCGCTGAAGCCAACGGAGAAGAAGTTTCTGGAAAGCAACAGAAACTTCCTTCTAAAGGGGCTAATAAGCGACGACAGAAAGACCCTGTTCCCGCTGAAGCCAACGGAGAAGAAGTTTCTGGAAAGGAACAGAAACTTCCTTCTAAAGGGGCTAATAAGCGACAACAGAAAGACCCTGTTCCCGCTGAAGCCAACGGAGAAGAAGCTTCTGGAAAGCAACAGAAACTTTCTTCTAAAAGGGCTAATAAGCGACGACAGAAAGACCCTGTTCCCGCTGAAGCCAACGGAGAAGAAGCTTCTGGAAAGCAACAGAAACTTCCTTCTAAAAGGGCTAATAAGCGACAACAGAAAGACCCTGTTCCAGCTGAAGCCAACAGAAAAGATGATTCTGGAAAGCAACAGAAACTTTCTTCTAAAAGGGCTAATAAGCAACAACAGAAAGACCCTGTTCCAGCTGAAGCCAACAGAAAAGATGATTCTGGAAAGCAACAGAAACTTCCTTCAATAACTCGTGTGCAAGAAAAAATGGATTTTGGAGAGCATACGAGAATCTCGCATACATTCATTGTCCCGAAGAAAGGGCGCAAAATGTTCATCGACAGATGCAGATAA